A region of the Alphaproteobacteria bacterium genome:
TTGTGACAGAAAGTGCTCGTGCCTTACAAAATCTTGCTGTACAACATGGAATTGCTTTGGGATATGGAATTCTTACCGTGGAAAATTCTGAGCAAGCATGGGCAAGGGCAAAAACTACAGAAAAAAACAAAGGACGTGAAGCAGCCCAAGCTTGTGTTATGATGGCGGGACTTAGAAAAAAATTAGGGTTTTTATAATAATATTAATTTGATGATTGAAAAAATAGATTTTGACAAAAAAAAAATTATAGGCCGACGGAGCGCACGTTTGGCCATAGTACAAGCTTTATATCAAATGAACTTTACAGGTAAAAATGCTGCTTATGTTATTAATGAATTTAAAAACTACCGTTTTGTTAAATCTGATCAAGAAGATTTTTATAGCCAAATAGATTTTGATTTTTTTTCTTTTATTTTAAAGGGTAATGAAATATCAAAAAAAGAAATAGATAGCCATATCGCAAATATTTTGGATAAAGATTGGAATTTAAAGAGAATTAATCAAATATCTTATGCAATTTTGCGGGCAGGGGCGTTTGAATTTTTGGAATGCCCCGATATTCCTACTAAGGTTATTATTTCAGAATATGTAGATATAGCTCATGATTTTTTTGATGATAAAGAAATAGGATTTGTAAATGGTGTTTTAGATAATCTAGCACAGATGCTTCGATCCAAGGATACGTCAAAAAAGAAAATTCATTGATTTATGAAAAAGCTTAATGAATTTGAAATAATAAATAAATATTTTGCACCGCTTACTTATAAAGAACAGGGTGCTTATAATTTGAAAGACGATGTTGCTGTTTTACCTATTTTTGAAAAAGGTAACTGGGTTATTACAACCGATTCTCTGGTAGCAGATGTTCATTTTTTTCAAAATGATCCAGCTGATTTAATTGCACGTAAAATGTTAAGGGTTAATCTTTCTGATTTAGCATCAAAAGGTGCACAGCCTTTATATTATTTAATGACATTAGCTTTACCTCATTCAATTCAAGAATCTTGGATAGCTGATTTTGCGGAAGGGCTTGCCCAGGATCAAGAACAATATAATGTTTCTTTAATTGGGGGTGACACGGTAGCAACGCATGGTCCAATTACACTTTCTGTAACAGCGTTGGGTTTGCACAATGGTTATATGATACCAAGAAGAGATAAGGCCAAAATTGATGATTTGATTGTGGTTTCAGGTACAGTTGGAGATTCAGCTTTAGGATTAATGATTTTGAAAAAGAAACTAATTTATTCGTTAGATAAACAAGATAAAGATTATTTAGTTAATAAATATAAATTACCGCAACCTCAGATTGAGCTAGGTTTAATAATGTCTGCCGATAATTTATGTTCATCTTGTTTAGATATTTCGGATGGTTTTATTGCTGATCTGAATCATTTATGTCAACAATCAAATGTTGGCGCTGTTATTTATGAAAAATTATTACCTGTAAGTCAGGCTGCACAGTTTGTCTTAAAGGAAAATCCATCCTTATTGATGACTATGTTAAGTGGTGGAGATGATTATGAGCTTTTATTTACAATTTCAAAAGAAAAATATGATTTATTTTTAAAACAAATAAAGAACAAAAATATATCTTTAACGATTGTAGGTAAGATTACAAATGATAGAACTATTTCAATTATAGATCAAAATGGAAAAATGCTACCTTATCACAAAATGGGATATCAGCATTTCTAAAAATTTAAAATCTGAATAAAACAAAAAAATATCATTTTTCTATTACGAACACTTGACGAAACCATCTAAGGCTTTTATTATCCCCAGAACTTGGAGAGAGTCGGCTGTAGATTTGAAATCTAAACGCGGTTCTTATAATGATGCATGATAATATAATTTAGCGTCTATTGCTGTTTCTATGTTATGATGTTTTAGTAAGACCGCTCGAAGGATACTTCGTAGCGGTTATTTAATATTAGAATAAGGAAATAAAGTTTAAGAATGCCAACGATTAATCAATTAATCCGTAAACCGCGTGAAGCCCAAAAAGCACGTAATAAAGTTCCAGCTTTACAAGCTTGTCCGCAAAAACGTGGTGTTTGTACGCGTGTTTATACGACAACTCCAAAAAAACCTAATTCTGCTTTACGTAAAGTCGCACGTATACGACTAACAAATGGGCTGGAGGTTACAAGTTATATTCCTGGTGAAGGTCATAATCTTCAAGAACACTCTGTTGTTATGATAAGAGGTGGGCGTGTTAAAGACTTACCAGGTATTCGTTATCATATTATTCGTGGAACACTTGATACGCAAGGTGTGAAAGACCGACGTCAAAGACGTTCTAAATATGGCGCGAAAAGGCCTAAATAAGGAAAGGAATTATAATGTCACGCCGTAGAGCCGCACAGAAGAGAGAAGTTTTACCCGATGCCAAATTTGGCGATTTTGTGGTTGCAAAATTTATTAATGTTTTAATGTATGATGGTAAAAGATCTACTGCAGAAACTATTACGTATTCTGCTTTTGATCAAATTCAAAAGAAATCGAGCCAAGATCCTTTACAGACTTTTCATGATGCATTAAGTAATGTTTCCCCTAATTTAGAAGTAAGATCTAGACGTGTAGGCGGTGCAACTTATCAAGTACCTGTGGAAGTTAGACATGATCGTGCGCAAGCTTTGGCAATTCGTTGGATTATTTCCGGGGCACGCGGTCGTTCTGAAACAACAATGGTTGATAGGGTTGCTGGTGAAATTCTTGATGCTGCAAATAATAGAGGATCTGCTGTTAAAAAGCGTGAAGATACACACAAAATGGCTGAAGCAAATAAAGCGTTTTCACATTATCGTTGGTGATTTTTTAAAGAGTTAATAATATTATGTCACGTACTACACCACTTGATCGTTATCGTAATATTGGGATTATGGCCCATATTGATGCAGGTAAAACTACGACTACAGAACGTATTCTTTATTATACAGGTCGTTCCTATAAAATAGGTGAAGTCCATGAAGGTACCGCCACCATGGATTGGATGGAACAAGAGCAGGAACGCGGTATTACTATTACATCTGCAGCAACAACATGTTTTTGGCGTGATCATCGTATTAATATTATTGATACACCTGGTCACGTCGACTTTACTATTGAAGTAGAGAGATCATTACGTGTTCTTGACGGTGCTGTTACTGTTTTTGACAGTGTTGCTGGCGTTGAGCCCCAATCAGAAACTGTTTGGCGTCAGGCTGATAAATATCATGTTCCACGTATTTGTTTTGTAAATAAAATGGATCGTATTGGTGCAAATTTTTATCGCTGCGTTGATATGATTGTTGATCGTTTGGGTGCAAAACCTCTGGTTTGTTTGTTACCAATAGGATCAGAAAGCGAATTTGTTGGTGTTGTTGATCTTGTTCAAATGAAAGGAATTATTTGGAAAGATGAATCTTTGGGGGCAGAATTTGTTATAGGTGATATTCCCCAAGATATGAAATCCAAAGCCCAAGAATATCATGATAAACTTGTTGAAATGGCTGTTGAAGTAGATGATGCAGCTATGGAAGCGTATTTAAATGGTACACATCCTGATGTGGAAACCTTAAAAAAGCTGATTAGAAAAGGTACTATTTCAAGTACTTTTGTACCAGTTCTCTGTGGTAGTGCTTTCAAAAATAAGGGTGTCCAACCTATGTTGGATGCTGTTATTGATTATCTTCCTTCTCCTTTGGATATTCCTGCTACTAAAGGGACATCACCTGATAATAATGAACAAGAATTAACACGTAAATGTTCAGATGATGAACCATTTAGTGGTTTAGCCTTTAAAATTATGACTGACCCTTTTGTTGGTTCTTTGACTTTCGTTAGGGTTTATTCCGGGGTGCTTCAATCAGGAACCCAAGTCGTTAATACGATTAAAGATAATAAAGAGCGTGTTGGTCGTATGTTACAAATGCATGCTAATCACCGAGAAGATATTAAAGAGGCGCGCGCTGGTGATATTGTTGCATTGGCGGGTTTGAAAAATACAACTACGGGTGATACGCTTTGTGATCCAGCCAACCCAATTATTTTAGAAAGAATGGAATTCCCAGAACCTGTTATTGAGGTTGCTGTTGAACCCAAGAGCAAAGCTGATCAGGAAAAAATGGGTATGGCTCTTAATAGATTGGCCCAAGAAGATCCGTCATTCCGTGTCAGTACAGATATAGAAAGCGGTCAGACGATTATTAAAGGTATGGGTGAACTTCATCTGGAAATTATCGTTGATCGTATGAAGCGTGAATTTAAAGTTGAAGCGAATGTAGGTGCACCCCAAGTTGCGTATCGTGAAACAATTACAAAATCGATTGAGCATGAATATACCCATAAAAAACAATCAGGTGGTGCAGGTCAATTTGCAAAAGTCAAAATCAGATTTGAACCATCAGAACCCGGTGCTGGTTTTAACTTTGAAAGTGCTATTATTGGTGGGGCTGTCCCCAAAGAATATGTTCCAGGTGTAGAAAAAGGATTGAAAGCTGCCAAAGAAACTGGGGTTATTGCTGGGTTCCCAGTTATTGATTTGAAAACGACTTTGATTGATGGGGCTTATCATGATGTTGATTCTAATGTATTGACATTTGATATTGCAGCGCGTGCTTGTTTTAGAGAGGCTATTGCAAAAGCGGGTCCTAAATTACTTGAACCTATGATGCGTGTTGAAGTAGTGACACCTGAAGATTATATGGGTGATGTTATCGGTGATTTGAATAGCAGACGGGGGCAAATCAGCGGCATGGATAGTCGTGGAAATGCAAGGGTTATAACGGCAATGGTCCCATTGGCAAGTATGTTTGGTTATGTTAATACATTAAGATCAATGAGCCAAGGAAGAGCCCAATATACGATGCATTTTGATCATTATGAACAGGTGCCTCAAGCGGTGGCGGATGAAGTAAAAGCCAAAATGGCATAATTTTTAAACAAAAACTTTATATTTATGGAGTGATTAGGAAATGTCTAAAGCTAAATTTGAACGTGTAAAACCACATTGTAACGTTGGTACAATTGGTCACGTTGATCATGGAAAAACAACGTTAACAGCTGCAATTACCAAAGTATTAAGTGAAGCAGGTGGCGCACAATTTATGGCTTATGATCAAATTGATAAAGCTCCTGAAGAAAAAGCTCGTGGTATTACAATTTCTACAGCCCACGTTGAATATGAAACAGCAAATCGTCACTATGCACACGTTGACTGTCCAGGTCACGCTGACTATGTAAAAAATATGATCACAGGTGCGGCGCAAATGGATGGTGCCATATTGGTTGTTTCTGCAGCAGATGGTCCTATGCCCCAAACACGTGAACATATTCTTTTAGCAAGACAAGTTGGGGTGCCAGCTCTTGTTGTTTTCTTGAATAAGGTTGATATGGTTGATGATCCAGAACTTTTAGATCTTGTTGAATTAGAAGTGAGAGAATTATTATCATCTTATAATTTTCCAGGCGATAAAATTCCTATTGTTCGTGGTTCTGCTCTTTGTGCGTTAGAGGGACGTGAACCCCAATTAGGTAAAGATGCTATTATGTCATTAATGAAATCAGTTGATGAATATATTCCTCAACCTGATCGTCCAAAAGATCGTCCATTTTTGATGCCAATTGAAGACGTATTTTCAATTTCTGGTCGTGGTACTGTTGTAACAGGACGTGTAGAAAGAGGTATTGTAAAGGTTGGTGAAGAAATTGAAATTATTGGATTGCGTCCAACACAAAAAACAACTGTTACTGGTGTTGAAATGTTCCGTAAATTGTTAGATAGTGGTGAAGCTGGTGATAATATTGGTGCATTGTTACGCGGTACAAAACGTGAGGAAGTTGAACGTGGACAAGTTTTAGCAAAACCAGGTTCAATTACACCACATACAAAATTCAAAGCAGAAGCTTACATTCTCACTAAAGAGGAAGGTGGCCGTCATACCCCATTTTTTGCTAATTATCGTCCACAGTTTTATTTTAGAACAACAGATGTGACTGGTGTTGTAAATCTACCTGCCGGAACAGAAATGGTTATGCCAGGCGATAATATTGCCATGGAAATTCAATTAATTGCGCCAATTGCTATGGATGAAGGATTACGTTTTGCTATTCGTGAAGGTGGTCGTACAGTAGGTGCAGGAGTTGTTGCTTCTATTATCGAATAATTGGAAGTGTATTTTTAAGATTAAGGTAAAGGTATAGTTAATGGAAAATCAAAATATTCGTATAAGGTTGAAAGCTTTTGATCACAGATTGCTTGATCAATCAACAAACGAAATTGTTCATACAGCAAAGCGTACAGGTGCACGTATTTGTGGGCCTATACCTTTACCTAATCGTGTAGAAAAATTTACGGTTTTACGCTCACCCCATGTTGATAAAAAAAGTCGTGAGCAATTTGAAATTAGAACACACAAAAGGCTTCTTGATATTATTGACCCAACGCCACAAACAGTAGATGCATTAATGAAATTAGATCTTGCTGCTGGCGTTGATGTTGAAATTAAATTAAAGAATTAGTGAAGTAAAAAGGAAAAAATAAATGCGTTCTGGATTGATTGCAAGAAAGTTAGGTATGACACGCATTTTAGATGCAGAAGGATTACAAGTGCCTGTTACTGTTCTTGTGCTTGAACAATGTCAAGTTGTCAATGTGCTTGCTAAAGAAAAAAATGGGTATGATGCCATACAATTAGGTGTTGGAAAAAGCAAAGTAAAAAACGTTTCCAAAGCCATGCGTGGACATTTTGCCAAGGCTAAAGTTGAACCTAAAAGAAAACTATTAGAATTTAGAATTGATCCTAAACATGTTATACCAGTTGGAGCAGAATTAACTGCTGGGCATTTTGTTGTTGGCCAATATGTTGATGTATCTGGATATACGATTGGTAAGGGTTTTGCTGGTGCTATGAAAAGACATAATTTTGGTGGGTTACGTGCATCACACGGTGTGTCGGTATCTCATCGTAGTCATGGATCAACAGGTAATAGACAAGACCCTGGTAAAACTTTCGCTGGAAAAAAGATGGCAGGTCATCTTGGTGATGAAAAAGTTACTATTCAAAATTTATATGTTGCTGCAACGGATAGTGAGCGTGGAATTATTATGTTAAAGGGTGCGGTCCCTGGGGCTAAAGGATCGTATGTTATTGTTAAAGATGCTGTTAAGCGTCCTTTGCCAAAGGAAGTACCTTTGCCTGCAGCATTAAAAGATAGTTCTGTAACAAACAATGCAGCTTGATAAGGTGTAATGATGAAGTGTCCGGTTATTTCTCTTGATAATAAATCAGTTGGTGAAATTGAACTTTCTGATGAAATTTTTATGGTACCAGTTCGTAAAGACATTTTGGCTAGAATGGTTAATTGGCAATTAGCGAAAAGACGTGCGGGTACACATAAAGCCAAGCAAATTGGTGATATCAGTGGTACAACAAAAAAACCATATAATCAAAAGGGTACGGGTCGTGCGCGTCAAGGCAGTTTGCGCTCCCCTCAATTTCGTGGTGGGGCCGTAATTTTTGGACCTGTTGTTCGTAGTCATGCCCATGATTTACCTAAGAAAGTTCGACGTTTGGCACTTAAAACCGCACTTTCAGCAAAAAAAGCAGAAGGTAAATTAATTGTGCTTGATGATGCTAAAATGACAACTAACAAAACCAAGGATTTTTTACAAAAAATTAAGAAACTTGGATGGGATTCTGCCTTAATGATAGGTGGTGCAGAATTAGATAATAATTTACGTTTTGCTGCGTCAAATGTCCCAAATTTTGATTTATTACCTCAACAAGGTATTAATGTGTATGATATTTTACGCAGAAATTTTTTGGTTTTAACACGTGACGCAATTCAGCATTTGGAAGCTAATTTAAAATGAAAAAATCTACGAAAGAAAAAGAAGTTAAAACAACTTCAACTCCATCTGAGCTCAGTGAAATTTCTATGTATGATTTAATTCGCCACCCTGTTGTGACAGAGAAAGTTACATTGTGCTCCCAATACAATCAAATTGTTTTTCGTGTACCTTTGGATGCCAACAAAACTCAAATTAAACAAGCTGTTGAAAAAATATTTAGTGTTAAAGTTAAAGCTGTGAACACATTACGCCAACAAGGAAAACGTAAAATGTTTCGGGGTAGACCAGGGGTCAGACCAAGTTATAAAAAAGCTATGATTACCTTGGTCGAAGGCCATTCAATTGATATAGCAACGGGAGTATAATTTATGGCGCTTAAAACATATAAACCCATTACTCCAAGTTTACGTCAATTAGCAATTGTTGACCGATCAGATTTGTATAAAGGTCGCCCATTAAAATCTTTAACTGTAGGGTTGAAAAAAACCGGTGGGCGTAACAATCACGGCCATATTACAACACGTCATATTGGGGGTGGGCATAAACGTCGTTATAGATTGATTGATTTTAAAAGACAAAAAAATGATGTTTTTGCTACTGTTGAACGTATTGAATATGATCCTAATCGTACAGCTTTCATTGCACTTATCCGTTATGAAGATGGTGAATATAGCTATATCTTGGCACCTCAAAGATTAAATGTTGGTGATAAAGTTGTATCTGGTGAAAAAGCTGATATTAAACCAGGCAATGCTATGCTCTTAAAAAATATCCCTGTGGGTACTGTGGTTCATAATGTTGAATTAAAACCAAGATCTGGTGGTCAATTAGCACGTGCAGCAGGTTCTTATGTACAAATTGTTGGTAGAGATGGGGAGCATATTATTTTAAGAATTAGCTCAGGCGAAATTCGTAAAGTTAGTTCGGAATGTTTTGCGTCAATTGGTGCTGTATCAAATCCAGATCAACAAAATATAAATATTGGCAAAGCAGGACGTAAACGCTGGCTTGGTGTAAGACCAACAGTACGTGGTGTTGCTATGAATCCGATTGATCATCCACATGGTGGTGGTGAAGGTCGTACATCTGGTGGTAGACATCCAGTTACCCCATGGGGTAAGGGAACTAAAGGTAATAAAACCAGACATAATAAAAGAACTGATAACATGATCATGCGTAGGCGTGTTCGTAAATAAATAAAGAGATATTAGGTTTTAAGGAGTAATTTAATTCATGGTACGTTCAGTTTGGAAAGGTCCTTTTGTTGATGGATACTTATTAAAAAAAGCAGAAATTAGTCGTGCTTCGGGACGTAATGAAATTATTAAAACATGGTCAAGAAGATCAACTATTCTTCCTCAGTTTGTGGGATTAACTTTTGGTGTTCACAATGGCCATAAATTTTTACCAGTTTTGGTGACAGAAAATATGATTGGTCACAAATTTGGTGAATTTGCACCAACCAGGACTTTTCATGGTCATGCTGGTGATAAAAAAGTAAAAAGGGCATAAGAAATTATGAGTAAAGAATCTTCATCCAAAAATAAAAAAGCGGATAAGCAAGTTAAAGCGGTTGCCAAAAATTTACGAGTTGCACCTCGCAAATTAAATCTAGTTGCTCAAGCTATTCGTGGGTTGGCAGCACAAGCAGCTTTGGCCCAATTGACTTTTTCACGCCGTCGTATTGCTAAAGATGTTAAAAAAGTTGTCCAGTCGGCAATTGCTAATGCAGAGAACAATCACCAATTGGATGTCGATCGTCTTTATATTGAAGAAGCATCGGTTGGACGTGGTTTAGTTATGAAAAGAATGCATGCCAGGGCTAAAGGACGCGGTGTTCGGGTTGAAAAATTTTTAAGTCACTTAACCGTTGTTGTAAGTGAAAGAGAAGGAAGAGCATAATGGGACAAAAAATTAATCCAATTGGTCTTAGAGTTGGTGTCAATCGTACTTGGGATTCCCGCTGGTTTGCAGATAAAGATTATGCAAAATTATTACATGATGATTTTCTTCTTAAAGATTATTTGAATAAAAAATTACAACAAGGATCAATTAGTAAAGTTGTTATTGAACGTCCTGCTAAAAAAGCGAGAGTTACAATTTATACATCAAAGCCTGGAGTAATTATTGGTAAAAAAGGAAGCGATATAGAAAAATTACGCTCTGATTTAGCTAAAATTACAAAAACAGAAGTAAGTTTAAATATTGTTGAAATACGCAAACCAGAAATTGATGCAAAATTAATTGCTGAAGGTGTCGCCCAACAATTGGAACGCCGTGTGGCGTTTCGTCGTGCCATGAAAAGAGCGGTGCAATCTGCGATGCGTTTGGGCGCCCAAGGTATTAGAATTAATTGCAGTGGCAGATTAGGTGGGGCAGAAATTGCCCGTATGGAATGGTATCGTGAAGGACGCGTACCACTTCATACCTTAAGAGCTGATATTGATTTTGGTGAAGGTATTGCCAAAACAACTTATGGAATTTGTGGTGTAAAGGTTTGGGTTTATAAAGGTGAAATTATGGATCATGATCCTATGGCCCAAGATAAACGTTTGCATGATCATGTTATGGCACGTCAATAATTAATTAGGAATGTTAAGGTTATATTATGCTTTCTCCAAAACGTACAAAATATCGTAAAGCGCATAAAGGGCGTATACATGGTAAAGCCAAAGGTGGTACAGCACTTAATTTTGGTGCATATGGCTTAAAAGCTACAGACCCAGGTAGAATTACGGCACGCCAAATTGAAGCGGCACGAAGAGCTATCACAAGGCATTTAAAACGATTGGGGCGTATTTGGATACGTATTTTTCCAGATGTACCTGTGTCAACAAAGCCTGCAGAAGTAAGAATGGGAAGTGGTAAGGGTAACCCAGAATTCTGGGTAGCTAGAGTGCACCCAGGAAGAATTATGTTTGAAATTGATGGGGTGTCTATGGATATTGCCAAACAAGCTTTTCAGCTTGCTTCAGCAAAATTACCTATAGGGACTAAATTTGTTTCTCGTCTTGGTGAGGGAGGGTAAATTTATGAAATTAAAAGATTTGAAAGTGAAAACACCAGATCAATTAAAAACTGAACTGTTATCTTTTAAAAAGGAAGCTTTTAATCTTCGTTTTCAAAAAACGAGTGGGCAACTCGAAAATACAGCACGTGTCAAACACGTACGCCGTAATATTGCACGTATTTATACTTTATTAAAACAAAATCCGAATTAATCGCAGGGAAGTTTTAAAATGCCAAAACGAATTCTTCAAGGAATAGTGGTAAGTAATAAAATGAACAAGACAATTGTCGTTAAAGTTGAGCGTCGCGTAAGACACCCAGTTTATGGCAAATTTATTAGTCGTTCAAAAAAATATTCTGCACATGATGAAAACAACAATCATCAAATAGGTGATAATGTGACCATTCGTGAATGTAGACCATTATCAAAAACAAAACATTGGGAAGTTATTGCTGATGTTAATATTTCAGCAGGGGCGCCAAAATCATGATTCAAATGCAAACAAATTTAGATGTGGCTGATAATTCTGGCGCACGTCGTGTTCAATGCATAAAAGTTTTGGGTGGATCGAAACGTAAATATGCTTCTATTGGTGATATTATTGTTGTTTCCGTTAAAGAAGCAATTCCTCGTGGCCGTGTTAAAAAAGGGGATGTTCATCAAGCGGTTATTGTAAGAACCTCAAAGGATATTCGCCGGCCAGATGGAAGTGTTATTCGTTTTGATAAAAATGCTGCAGTATTAATTAACAAACAAGGTGAACCAATTGGTACACGGATTTTTGGCCCTGTTACACGTGAATTACGTGCGAAGAAATTTATGAAAGTTATTTCTTTGGCACCAGAAGTTTTATAAAAATTAGAGGCAAACATGTTAGCTAAGACTAAAATAAAAAAAGGTGACCAAGTTATTCTTTTAAGCGGTAAAGATAAAGGCCGTAAGGGAGAAGTATTAAAAGTATTGCGTGAAGAAAGCCGTGTAATTGTTCAAGGTATTAATATGGTGAAACGTCATACAAAACAATCTGCCCGCTCTACAGGTGGAATTCTTGAAAAAGAATCTTCGGTGCATATATCGAATGTTGCTCATATTGATCCAAGTAGCAATAAACCAACACGTGTAGGATACAAAACTCTTTCAGATGGTCGCAAAGTAAGATTTGCTAAAAAATCTGGTGAAACAATAGATCGTTAATAGGTTAAATATTATGACACGTTTATATGAACATTATCATGAAGTTATTCATCCAAGTTTGATGAAAGAATTTAATTATAATAATAAATTTGAAGTCCCATATTTGGAAAAAATTATTATTAATATGGGTGTGGGTAAAGCCACCCAAGATGCAAAACATCTAACGGCGGCATTTAATGATTTAATTGCCATTGCAGGACAAAAACCTGTGATGACAAAATCACGTAAATCTATCGCAACTTATAAATTACGTGTTGGTATGGATATTGGATGTAAGGTTACCTTAAGACGGACACGTATGTATGAATTTTTGGATCGATTGGTT
Encoded here:
- the rplV gene encoding 50S ribosomal protein L22; its protein translation is MSKESSSKNKKADKQVKAVAKNLRVAPRKLNLVAQAIRGLAAQAALAQLTFSRRRIAKDVKKVVQSAIANAENNHQLDVDRLYIEEASVGRGLVMKRMHARAKGRGVRVEKFLSHLTVVVSEREGRA
- the rpsC gene encoding 30S ribosomal protein S3, with product MGQKINPIGLRVGVNRTWDSRWFADKDYAKLLHDDFLLKDYLNKKLQQGSISKVVIERPAKKARVTIYTSKPGVIIGKKGSDIEKLRSDLAKITKTEVSLNIVEIRKPEIDAKLIAEGVAQQLERRVAFRRAMKRAVQSAMRLGAQGIRINCSGRLGGAEIARMEWYREGRVPLHTLRADIDFGEGIAKTTYGICGVKVWVYKGEIMDHDPMAQDKRLHDHVMARQ
- the rplP gene encoding 50S ribosomal protein L16, whose amino-acid sequence is MLSPKRTKYRKAHKGRIHGKAKGGTALNFGAYGLKATDPGRITARQIEAARRAITRHLKRLGRIWIRIFPDVPVSTKPAEVRMGSGKGNPEFWVARVHPGRIMFEIDGVSMDIAKQAFQLASAKLPIGTKFVSRLGEGG
- the rpmC gene encoding 50S ribosomal protein L29; translation: MKLKDLKVKTPDQLKTELLSFKKEAFNLRFQKTSGQLENTARVKHVRRNIARIYTLLKQNPN
- the rpsQ gene encoding 30S ribosomal protein S17; this encodes MPKRILQGIVVSNKMNKTIVVKVERRVRHPVYGKFISRSKKYSAHDENNNHQIGDNVTIRECRPLSKTKHWEVIADVNISAGAPKS
- the rplN gene encoding 50S ribosomal protein L14, with amino-acid sequence MIQMQTNLDVADNSGARRVQCIKVLGGSKRKYASIGDIIVVSVKEAIPRGRVKKGDVHQAVIVRTSKDIRRPDGSVIRFDKNAAVLINKQGEPIGTRIFGPVTRELRAKKFMKVISLAPEVL
- the rplX gene encoding 50S ribosomal protein L24, which codes for MLAKTKIKKGDQVILLSGKDKGRKGEVLKVLREESRVIVQGINMVKRHTKQSARSTGGILEKESSVHISNVAHIDPSSNKPTRVGYKTLSDGRKVRFAKKSGETIDR
- the rplE gene encoding 50S ribosomal protein L5, which translates into the protein MTRLYEHYHEVIHPSLMKEFNYNNKFEVPYLEKIIINMGVGKATQDAKHLTAAFNDLIAIAGQKPVMTKSRKSIATYKLRVGMDIGCKVTLRRTRMYEFLDRLVTIALPRVRDFRGVSSKSFDGRGNYALGLKEQIVFPEINYDKIDQVRGMDIVIVTSAKTDKEAKALLRGFDMPFMN